The DNA sequence GCGAgcttgttttgcaagttcactcGAAAGGTAGAGGGCACATTCTTTACAAATTTACATTCTGACCAGCTATCATTTATCTTGACATCTTGCTTCCGTTCCGTTAAGTAGAAACGCAGAAGATGCAGGGCGTCGTCCGTTGCTCCATAAGCCGCCAGCTTCGCGAGGAGTAGGTTATGGTTGATAGAGTCGAAGGATTTCGAGAGGTCCATGGTGATTGCTTTGTTCTGATGTTTTCGCATGTCTTGAGAATGTCCTTTCAGAAATCCAGATGAATTCAATCACTGATAAAATTCAGAGAAAATTCATAAAGCTGGCCGAATATGATTCTCTCTGCTGTTTTTTAACCAACCAGCAATACAGATATGGCGCTATAGTTAGATTTTAGAGTCTGACTGTTCATATTATGGATCGGAAAAAGAAGAGGTTTTCCTTTCGCGCTTGATGTGGCAGGGTATTCCGCAGTTACGAGATCATTTGAAATGCTCTGCTTTTTCTGTAAGATGGGTTTTTTGGTTGTGTTGATAGTCCCAGATCCATTCCTAACAAGAACGTTTAGTTTGTGTTGATTTGTGTTATGGTTTAAACACATACGGGTCAAGTTCTCTTCGCGAGGCGGCTCGTTGTTCATTTATCGTCGTTCCTCAATTTTAATTTCGTATCCCGGGATAAAATTATACTGCAAATCATCGGATGCATAGTTTTGTTCGATTTCGGAGCTATTTTAGCAAAACTAGTACCCTAAAACGTCGGAAAGTTCCGTGCAATCCGAGCAAAGTCACTCTCTTTACCATGTTGTACCGGGTCGACGTCACGACCGAGTCTAGTCCCAGTTCTCTCCTTGCACGGTTTTTGGTTCGCTTTCCACGATCTCTTCCGCTTTAATTTTAGAACATTGAAAAATTACTCCTATTCTCATTTACCTGCTTGTTCTTGACTTGCTTACATGTCTCCTCTTAAGAAACACATAAACTGAATAAGGGTGATAGCCACTTAAAGCTTTCTAATAACCCATGTGAAGACATTGCCTCGAAACCGTTTCATGACGGAGAGACATGACGTCGATTTTTATCCAGCCAATCACGAGAATCAGTGGGCGTGGAAAAACGTGAACAAATACGAATGTCTTGAAGGCGTGTCAGCATTTGCCTTGCTCGCTTTTATGCTGGCGTTTGTAGTCCAAAAGCGTTTTCCTAATTCTGAAGAGGTGTTCACATATCTCTGCTTTCCAAGGTAGGAATTATTTAAGATAGTGCGTGATGTTATCACGTTATGGACAGTGTTTTCTATCTCGCTCTAAACTTAGCGATGGTCTTCCTACTGGCGCTTAATTATGCCGGAACTTTGATTACTGGGAAATTTCAGTGATCTATCCAAGctaccctttttttttttagaatctTTTCAAAACTGTGTTATGTCTTGCACATTAGTCTTGTTGCTGACTAGATGACTTCGTAAATCTATGTTGGCTTTGTTTGAAACAATGATGCTTATGCTTGAAGGTTTCGTCAAGGTTTTCTAATTCGAGTAGTTTTACAGTCGTTATTATTCCTTGTCACAAGTTAGCCTATCGTAAATTGCACAGAAGTTCATATGACTTTCTTCTGCAGAGTTCATTTTTGATTGAGGGATAAGGCAATTTCTATGAGACGCTGAAACTTCATAGTCACTTCCATCGAAGTTTATATACTTTAGACCCGGAAAGCATCTATTCATCCATATTAACCATCACACACCCGCATTACCGTTTTTGATTTGAAACACTATATATGCCTAACTGATTGCAAAGTTCCGCAGAGATCAGTGGAACGAAGCAAGTAAATCGAAGTTCCTGAATTTattatggaagaaaaaaatttgagaTTGTGTTTGCGTCTTCTGGAAATTTCTCCGTTCTATAGATTTCGGACATTCCAGTCAGCCGGAttattgtgatttttttctcagaagGACACGGAAACAACCAGGTCATGCACGTAAATTTGCTAAGAATTTGCTTTATCGATACTGAGAAATGgtaaatttgtgaaaaaaaatatcctcAGAATTCAGATTTTGGATCTGATAGTGGCCCAGTGAGAGGTAGGGAGTAGGGTAAGTAAAGAGGTCGACCAGTATAGCAGTAGACCATTCTCTTACTTTCTGTTGTGTGAAGACGTCGAGTAACACACACTGAATAGGTCGAATCGTGTATGAATTCTCTGTTGGCGGCGCAGTTCTTTTCGTATTTACGTAGCTAATTTCGTTTCGCTTCAGCATTCAGTGAATATTGACAACTGACCCATGACTAAGGGGTAATCTCCTGGATGCAGTCTATAAATTTCGGCGAATTATTACCGATTCATCTGGGACAAATCCCTTATATACTGAAACAGAAAAGAGCAGTACAGTATCGGTCAATGCGTTGACAATATGTATAAAAAATATACACAGAGGGTATCACATGGCCGCGCGGAGACACGAAATTTCTCTTCTagtgttgaaaatatttcacgagtgagcgcagcgaacaaACAACATCGCTGAAACATGTTTTTGTAGTCTTCACTGCTCGAACAAAAGCAAGATTTATTGTCACCATGGAAACGCTAATTTTTCACGCGTGAAGGTATCAAGTATTCGGGGTAAAGCTCACTTGATAAGGTGTTTCATCATTGTTTATAAAGTAAACTTCGTTCTTTCCTGTTCGATCAACCTCTTTTTTGCATCTGTAGTGCACTAGGATGACAGCATCTGTTCAGTTTAGGAAAGCAATGGCTAGTTGAGGTCAGTTTGATAATCTCCGAAATGCAGAGTTAATGATTCATTTCTCCGAATAGAGTGCCCGAAATACTTCATTAATTATGCACTGAACGACCGGAACATGATGAAAATAGAAGTTTTACAAACAACCTAGTTTCAAGACATTTTATCTGGTACGTTACAACGATACGAGATTCTTCATTTCCTCAGTTGCAATCCGTCTCAGAAAGCATGAGGTTCAATAGGAATTTTTAATGCACGGATTcgcaatgtttttgtttttgctgcaggCAGAACTTATTGTTGACAGTCACAAACCAAGATTTGGCGTTCACGAAATATGTTGTGCTGATAATTTTCTCTGAAATTTCACTGgataattaatgatatttacccaggaagctccactcactcaaaagtggttttcaggcaggtcctgcatccgattgaattggaataaactaggagtcaattttaaggagggaggaaaccggagtgcccgaaagaaaccctcgaagtcaggttgagatcgactgaaattcaatccacatacaacatttgtagtagaggtggaaggcgtccACTACGCCaccctgacttcccaaggagtacagcacagggtattttatctagatggtcacccatccagatatcaaccccgtccaacagggcctACCTttggtgaacagacgggaatcggtgttttccctttggtgatagccgtaccgCAATTAACTATGCACTGAACTTACGCCATCGTCTCTAAGCAATCTGTTTCCTTAACATAGCTCATCATCTTGTCGACCTTAACATTCCATTTTGGATTACAATAGAGGTAAACGAGGAAACTGTGAGTGTTTTACTCACAAGATGGATTCTTTTACTAGGTAGTTTTTACTAGCGATGGCAACCTGTAATTTTTTGTTGCTACTATTCCTTTCGATGGGATGTTACGCAGTGCTCATAATCCCTATTCTCTTTGTGTCAGCCTTTGGTTTTTTATTCTTGTCGTTGCGGTTTATTTGCGCATAACACTGGCTGCGTGTCAGCCTTTGATTTAATGTTTAGTCGCTGCGTCATAACtacatcaaaattctcgaatctgattggtcatcagcagccctgatttgagccgtaattgtacagttgcacacgtcatgcgcttgtaattgtacagttgtacgcgtcatgcctgagtgattggacagtacgcgtcatcaagcttcgctagttgcacttgaatggcttctttttcagcatctagcttagaagttgaatatatcaacctgtcaaatagtctataccactgtcatattcttctcgaattttgttatagttacgattaattagtaattggacttcgtgtcgtacaattcacgGAGTAATCgggctcgtaatttcaaatcggcctcgcgcttcgcgctcggccgatttgaaattactcgcccgattactccctgaattgtactccactcggtccaattgCTATTACTTAGTAGCTGCGTCTTTGCGCGCGGCACTGGCTGCGTGTCAGCCTTTGATTTTACTGTTTAGTCGTTGCAGCTTCTTTGCGCACGACACCGGCTGCGTGTCAGCCTTGGATTTTACTGTTTAGCGCTGCAGCATATCTGCACATGACACTGGCTGTACACTGCTTTAGTTGTTTGGTTCCGGAAGGACCcggaatattattattttgtttttcatgggGTTTTggcactgtttttttttttttcattttttcgcCGCCAGATGCCGTACGAGTGTACAATCCTGATCTGGCCGCCCTAAATTCCTAATTAGGGTGTGCCATATTCACTCGGTATCCTGTGCGTGCATTATATTTTACTCTTCCCTAGAATTTGGATTTTCACACCCTTAACCTTGTCTAGTTAATTTTCTTACTTTGCATCGCGTTTTTATGGTACCGCCCCTCGGAGCAATTTTCACTTAGGCATTGTTAGTCTCAGGGAGTTAACTGACATGTTCTTATCGCTAAGTTATGCCGCCCAAGAAGCGCTCCGCACCCTTCACCCGATCGAAATCCAAAAGGCCAAGGGCCTCAGAGCTCACCGAGGAAACAGCCGAATCCATTACTACACCGCCTCCACAGAACCTGATGATGGTGGACATGCAAGCTCTATCCGCCACTATATCTCTCGCTGTCACCCAAGATGTCCAGCAGGCACTGGGGCAGGTCAATAACGCACCACCTCCGCTCACAACAGAGGTTGCAGAGGCATCTGTGCAGGATGACGTTTCCGTGGTCACCGAAGGTACGGCCACAAATTCACTGTTCACGGCACAGCCGCTTTCGTTGCCAGCTAATAGAGAACCCTTCGCAAGTATCGCGGTGACTCTGGGCAGTAGGGTGAGCCCCAAGCTTAAAGCTAAAATTTGGGCTAACGAATTCATCGAGTTTGTCTCCCTTCTCACATCTTCCCCTAATCAGGATAGATATTCTCTCTGTTTAACGCCCTCGTCTAACCCGTCAAATCAACCTCGTCTGACCCTTGAGCCATGTCAAACGTCCAAGAAAATTTACAGCTTTTTGCAATGGCTATCAGcctttaatatttttgttgcaattttgTCTGAGAGATTCCCGAACGAGACCCCTAGGCTAATGAAATATAGCGAGATTGTTCGCGACATTTCTACTAAACCCGGCGACTGGTATTTCTATGACGTACAGTTTCGTTACATACAACAGTCAGCCCCTGACCAGTACCCTTGGGATACCATTCATTGGGAACTATGGCCTCAGTTAGTTATAAATTTCCGTGCCAAACCCGCGCAACTAAAGCCGGATATAGCATCTCCACGCACTAGGCCTCGCCAGTCCTTTCCGAAAGGGACCTGCTGGTCATATCACGCCGGCAAATACTGTGGTGGTTGCAAATTCGAACATATTTGCTTCAAATGCGGTGCCAAGCAGCCAGCCAATGCTCCGTCGTTAATCAACAGCGCTCTCCCCAAAACTGGTTCAAATCTTACACAGTCGGCCGGTCACGCCCGTAAAGGTGGACCGGCTTGAATATCTTTTACACGGCTACCCTGCTTCCCTTCAAGAGTATTTAGTTTCTGGTTTTCCTCGTGGTTTTCGTTCCCATTTTGTGCGTGAGCGGCGAGCTTTTGAATATGCTAATCTTAAAAGCGCTTTTGAGCAACCACGAATAGTTGTTTCCAAATTGAACAAGGAACGCGATGCCGGTCGCATCGTGGGCCCCTTCACGAACCaccttttccaaattttcgtTGTTCCCTGCTAGGCATAGTTCCCAAGAAGGATCCCTCGGAATTTCGTCTTATACATCATTTATCCTATCCTCCCGGCTTATCTGTTAATGATTTCATTCCCGAACATTGTTCGTAAGTTCATTAATTCAATCTATCAATATACAACAAAAGGGAACCACAAACGTCTAACTCATAATTCTATATTTGAATTCAGGAACTCCTCCTTCAGTATGTAGAGCGAGAGAACACGAAGAAGGTATTGTCCACGTATTTTCAGACGTCAAGCAAGTCGTGTTGCTTCCacaattattgatttttccaCAGACGTTATCAGCGTGCTAGCTAAGTCAAATAGAACGATGTGCGCGATAAAAGGCTGTCGCGTGATGCTGTGACTGGATGGCCCGGATGATCGTAAAATATCCTAGTGAGAAAGGTGGCAACTAAGATTGAAAACAGAGTACATATTGACTAGTTTGGTACTTATGTCAAGTTGTGTTCCAGTTCACGAGCAATCAGATGGACAATCAGACAATCAGTTTGACGGTACCCTAGATTAAAATAAATGCGACTCAGAAAGTTACGATATTGAAGGCTAATCAGATCCCGTTATGACCTCATCAAAGTGTGGAATTCCGGCGGAATACCACCGCAAATTTCCCGCCAGATTCTTTCGGATTTTCATCCAAGGTTTTTTAAtagtatttttttcagtttaattCATTTCAACCTAAAGCAGCGTCAAACTATGTCGTATGTGAAATTGTAATACATTTGCTTTCAAAGTCTTTAATTGCAGCTAATGTTTGTCGCAAAACATTTCGCTTAAAATAGGGAGCTgcagcaacggcaacgatGATGTAAGGAATTTGCATATATAATGAGCAAAAGCAACGATTTCTACACGCGTTGCACGCCCCAGACGtgtgattttcattttgacagaTTTGTTTGACGTCCTCTATAActaaacaacaacgtgaaatttgaAGTCCTGTGAAGGACGCCAGGAAACGAAGTGAAAGgtctttattttccttaaatttCTAATCTGTTCATGCCAGTTGAATTCTTGGACAGTTGGTTCTCATTTTATATTCCGAAGGacttgaaacaattattttaccaCAAATAATGCGAACTTGTATTTTGGTACAAGGTCCTCGTTACCTTCGCCGCCGTTATTAGGGAGTGTAAGAGGCTACGGTGGCAACTGCAAAGAAAAcgccacattaaaattgaaatttgcattaagttaagtgttttgcaattattccatgttggtcacgttttACAAAATAGGTGAAGTGCACCTTCGCTTCCTTGgcacaaatggttttcatgtaaaggcaaagaatgaaagatttactgctgcagGCTCGTGTTGTTCAGTTAGAACCTCCAATGttaaatttcacgtcgtcgctAGGCAGACTACGtgaaacattgcaccaaaatgcgtgccgcacgtgtagcacgattatttttcttcattcacccaatcaaatcattgatttctgATATTGTCGTTACCGTTGCTGTCGTCCCTATTGCTTCAAACTCCCTCAACTGTTAAACTTTTgcccttttttccatttcgATTTCATAgcttcagatgacgttctttTGCCgccgaagaagaagaagaccaGCAGaggtatttttaaatctttaaatATCATTATGCATTTTTTAGTCGTTTTATAGTATGAAGTGTTGTGTTTTTTATTCGTGTTTCACGATGTATCGCGAAACCCATTTTCAGTGTACAGTTTTGGCCGTGACAGAAACTTCAGCACACATCATCTGTAATGTATCACATCGTGGTTATTGTATTTTCCCAATGTGTCAATACTTTTTTGACTTGAACACGCTGATGATGAAAAGTATTCGGCTTAAAATAGCGAGATGCGGtgacggcaacgacaacgtaAGGTTTTTTCAtattaaggacgttcgcgccaaaatcttcctacggtgagattttcttcatttctcccctagagttagttcataaagtacttactccaaaaatgaaaaaaaaaaaatgggggtcaccgactttgtttcggagaaaatggcagtggaaaaatgccttaatttcgataaatcggccataataacgagatgtagcctcctctgctaatccatcgaaaatcgTAAAAATAAACCGTGAGAATTGAGGTTTCCgtgcataggtttttaggggtgggattttaacataatttcatgccgctagggatgtcgtaaacagtagagttcatcctcgacgagcgttttcgtaagctctatcaattacaaccactaccggaattcgatggcacgaggaaagaaaatttaaaaaaaagataatttcttacggtgagatttttttcattttatcatattttgtagatagtaagtagagtaagtgattcatgattaaaaaaataggggtcaccgatgatccaaaggagtaaaATCGGCCTGGAATTTTTTCCCCAgcgttttcgacgccatgtttatcttcgggaccaGTCAATCGTAACTAATACGTgaagtgatgcgtgacattatcgtcgcgttacctgcgcagcaacgttgcgcacaaacaattagcgcgaacgtccttaaatgagcaaaaacaacGATTTCTGCACGCACTGCATGCCCCAGACGGGCGTTTtgcattttgacatatttgttTCACGTTCTCTTCGAcaaaacaacgacgtgaaataacCAAATTTGAAGTCCTGTGGAGGACGTCTCCACAAGACACTACAAGTTACTTTTCCTTTAAGTAATGGTTCGCGTAAGAACGATGGCATTTCGCGGCAACGCATGAGCAGTGGCGTTACTATTTAATTGACTTATCCAATTAAATTTGAgctctctgattggttaagactCTTTTTTCCCGAATTTTGCCCGAAAAAAAGTCGAAAAAGTCCGACTTTCTTGTAGTTTTTCCGCGAATGACGTATGATCTATTGTTTCCCGAAGTTTCGTAAGATTCCGACGTGGGGAAATCGTCCGATCTGATATGCAGCTTCACGAGCACTGAGTTGAGagcgccgccatcttggagtTTCTATTGTCAAGTTTTCGCCTATTTTATTTCGGGTGAAAAAACGTTTCGCTGCTGGTGTATATAGTTTTCCTGTATATTGTATATAATGTAtatattttcatgaaaagCGTTTCCCGTGGATTTAAAAGATAGGAGTTGTTCATTCGCTTGCCTTTATCGCGTTGGTGAGATGTCCTTTACCGCTTCTTGCAAGTGCAAAAAACATGTGGAATGGCATCACAGGTCTGACGTTGGCCTTCGCGTGGCAACCTTTTATGAAGAAAAGTATTGCATCTTTGATTCGAAGCATGcaggaagaaagagaaaaatctgTTTGGCCTGCCGTGATCGCATAGCAGTCGAAGAGAAGTGTCGAAAGCTTGGGGATTTGAATGTAAACGCAAATAGTTCAACCTCTGTTGTAACGGTGAGTCAGATTGACTTTcaccttttcttcttttttgtgatAAAACGCATTTGAAAGTGCTAGGGATTTTGTGCTTCTGATCAGATTTGTGTGTTTGCAAACGTGAGAGTGAACTGTTTGTCATGAtttcttgcttgcttttttcACACGTATCTAACTCGTGTCTTCGTTTTTGTCCCCTTCATAGGATAAACTTACTTCCGAGTCAGATGCAGTAGACAAAACATCACATGTGACCCCACTGATAAATGTTACGGTTTTACTTGttgaggaaataaatgcctatttttaattttttttttttcgctcttGCTTTGCCCAATGTATAGCATTTCAAATCAGAATGCAACTTGTAAGTTATTGCATAGTGCTGGAAATAAGCTACGAAACTCGAGCTTCATATTTGATTTTGCTATGCGTTTTATGTTTTGTTattgaatggttttcatgtggttgacaaaaataaaagcagttGTCTATACTGAATTTATGTGATATATGTTATGATGCATATTGTATTGTTCATACACAGCTCCATAATTTTTTACTGTAGTTTTACCAATATAGtctgaggaaaaataattattgttcatagAACCTTTGTGTGCGATATGGTGGGGTAACAGGCATTTccagaaataattttttttatcaatatgAATATTTGATCTGGAGTGCAAATGTTCAGCATAATTATTACtgatgtattttttatttatttattgttatgcataaataagaaaaagttatGCATgcacagaagaagaaattataaactagaaatagtgttcactagagctgcccccgcttttgataacctgtttatgggatgtgtatttaacataaatactgtgcataagaccgttgaaaaattaacgtttcaagcattttattgaagtaaatttgttaaagaaggagtaataatgTCCGCTGAATCTATCTCTGCGATCACAGTCGAAAAATATCACAGTCgaataaaaacgagcgaataacgaagaccaacggacgaagcatgaaaaATCGCAATACTGatcatggaattatttcgacttttgtaaagctttctttcttgtcgatgtctgttatgcgtcaaatttgaaaggcgcggcggcaattcaaagttacgtacgactttcgattagcgtagcgtgactgagtatcggttatgtcacgttcgctgttgggtggacgtgagcatcaaataacgcatgcgaatgttgacattgaactaaatggtgtttaatacacgggaaagtaaagcttagcttgcttagattgacttaacaggattgataacgaaaaaaagaaattgtgatataagtaacacattaaacgcggttgcggcttcatagtttcaggatccgttttttttgttgaatttgaatttctgtCCCTCAAGGAACCACAGTGCCAGTCACACCCTCTACATGTACCTCCACTGTACCTTCCATACCTGTGTCAGCTTCAACTGTGCCGGTCCGGCAAACTGCTCCCACGACCTCAGGAAACACAGTGCAGGTCACTTCTGCTGCCTCCACCACACCTGCCACACCTTTGTATGGGATTCCCAGCTCTCATACCCCGTGTATTACAGAGTGGAAATTTCCAGTGAATTTCAGTCAGTCCACACTTTTAGGTCGGTTAGGTAGTAACGCATGCACATTTATTGCCCTCTATTTTggtaatttgtattttttatcttgTCTTGAGCCACCTTCAGATAGTGTGACACTAGATTTTGGGTGGCAAGTATCCCTGAGGGAGGCTATTTTGAAAGGCAATGAAATTCACGATAACTTATATGACAATGATGCAATTGATGTTGCTGTTGACGAAGCTGTTGAATTAGCTGGGGATGAATGTGGAGTAAACTGCATTGAGAACCAGTACGATATTTTTGAGCGCAGTTGTAACAATCAGCTGTCAGATATTTTCAGTGACCTGTCCTTAAAACACAGCTGCCATGTAATTGTTACTCAAGGAAAGTCATTTTTACTAATTGTTAATACAGATCAGTCCACCATGATTGTGGATTCCCATAGCCACATTGGGAGTGGAGCACTGATCTCTTTTGCTCCACCTGGACATGCTGCCGACCTTGCAGTATGGTTTGCAAGAATGTTACGAAACACTTGGAATTATGAACTGGGTACCACATCGGTGATATCCGTGAGCTATGTTGCTTAAGTACACTCTTTGCCCAATGTGGAAAGAGTTTTATGCCTGTTTTGTATCTTAGATAAAGGCCTCTTTGACCATGTACAGCTGCAGGCCccatattttcctttgtttattttgacaGGGAGGTCTATACTGTACATCTCTTTTCTTCGGAGTTGACAAATAAATGACCAGTTCATTAATGTTACCTTGTTTTATTGTTCCTGTTATTCAATTTAGGAATACATTTGGTTATCCAtcttgtaaatttaaaaaatatatatatatcaatgaATGAATCTAATCGATTTCCAAATCACGAATCATGCAAGCTAGTACTAAGCGAATCTGGTTGTAGGAGAAAACATCATCCAGATGATCTTTGACGGTACGTAATTTACCATCCTTACAACCTTCAATCGCTCCCTTTATTAGTTGGAAGGACTCGGGGTTGACCTCCATGTGACGAGCGAGCATTGTTTTGTCTAATCTGTTCATGCCAGTTAAATCCTTAGACACGGACAGTTCTCATTTTATATTCCGAAAGACTTGAAACAACTATTTTGTTACAAATAATGCGAACTTGTATTTTGGTGTGACGTCCTCGTTGCCTTCGCCGTCGTTTTTGCTATAAACTTCCTCAACGTTTAAACATTCGCCCTTTTGTTAATTTCGGCCTTATACTTTTTCAGATACCTTACAGGGTCTGTCAAAACTACGTGACGAGTTTCCACACTTTGTTAATCGAAAAACTGACGAGCTTTCCCATATTGTGGTGTGTCTTGATCCAGAAAATAAGCAGTGTCAGGGCGTGTTCATAGATGGAGCTCCAGGGATTGGCAAGACGATCCTTGCAACCGAGGCTGCTAACAAGTTACGTAGAGATAACGGACATGTCCTTGTTGTGTACATCGACTGCAAGGACATTAACTCTTTCGAATCCTTCGCAGCAACAGTCATTGAGCAAATTTGCCGTTCGCCCTCTGTAAACGATCCAGCTGCCGAAATAAAGAAGCGTTTAGAAGCAAACAAAGATTACtttcacattttgtttctggATAGCTTTGAGTGTTTTCTTGAAGATAATCACAACCAGCAGGGGGGTCAACCTTCGACAGCAGCAGCTCTATCTCGTGATTGTAAAGAAAGAGTCCGAAGGTTTATCGATGAAATTGCTAGACGCCCGACAAACATCAAGTTTCTTGTTACTTCGTCGGAGAGAGCTTTTTTTCCGACGCTAGCGATGGAAACGATACATTTGAATCCGTTTGATAAAGGCGAATCATCTAAGCTCTTGGAAAAAGTAGGATCTGCCGAAAAAATATCTGTTGAAGACCTTCGCAACATTTGCAGTGGTATTCCGCTGGTACTCCACACTGTGATCTCATTGCAAGAGGAtctgaaatgttttgtaaAGTTACCTCGGGACCaatgaacaaattttttggGCAAGATGAAAACAGTGCCTCAAGGACaaaaaatagaactttgcttAAACTATTGCTATCAAAGACTGACACCCCAAGTACGACTGACCTTACTACATTTGTGTCTTTACAGGGGTTTGTTTACTCCAGATAAAGCAGCAGAAATCTTTTGCTCCTCGAGGTCGAGCGAGAATGATCTCAGAAATAATGTTTTGGAATTGGGATTGTGTAATCTCTTGCAGCAACAGAAATCCCAAGATACAGTCAAATATATCTTTCTCACAGTCATTCGAGAACATTTCAAACTGAAGGGAAAGCAAGAATATCGCGAAGAAATCCAACAAGCTCGTGCTCTGTTGATCGATTAcctcatttctttcttgaaagaGACTTTCAAGGCGTTTTTGGGCGAAAATTCAGTGAAATCGGCAATCGAGGAGTTTTCAGCGGAAAAAGAGAACGTGATGCAGCTGGTTGAATGGATCGACACGGGTGACATGGATGAAGAACGAGTCAAGAAATGTATCGACGTCTTTAATGTGGCAGGAGAGATGCTGGCGAAGATAATGGCAAAGTACAATTATAAAAATGTTTACGAATCTCTGGCTAAGAAGTGCAAAGAAATGCGAGACAAGCGGAGACTGGCTGAATGTAAGACTTCCCTTGGGATCAAGGAAATCTTCAACTGCATATGCACAACCGGTCTGTGCGACACAGCTATTGAGCTAGCTCGGCCTAGTTTGGAGGAAGCTCATAGGATCCAGACTCGTCTTCCAGTCAACGAGGGTAACAGCTGTGCCCAGTGCCTCGCTAAGCTTGGG is a window from the Acropora palmata chromosome 1, jaAcrPala1.3, whole genome shotgun sequence genome containing:
- the LOC141889921 gene encoding uncharacterized protein LOC141889921; this translates as MPPKKRSAPFTRSKSKRPRASELTEETAESITTPPPQNLMMVDMQALSATISLAVTQDVQQALGQVNNAPPPLTTEVAEASVQDDVSVVTEGTPPSVCRAREHEEASDDVLLPPKKKKTSRDTLQGLSKLRDEFPHFVNRKTDELSHIVVCLDPENKQCQGVFIDGAPGIGKTILATEAANKLRRDNGHVLVVYIDCKDINSFESFAATVIEQICRSPSVNDPAAEIKKRLEANKDYFHILFLDSFECFLEDNHNQQGGQPSTAAALSRDCKERVRRFIDEIARRPTNIKFLVTSSERAFFPTLAMETIHLNPFDKGESSKLLEKVGSAEKISVEDLRNICSGIPLVLHTVISLQEDLKCFVKLPRDQ
- the LOC141885021 gene encoding uncharacterized protein LOC141885021, with amino-acid sequence MSFTASCKCKKHVEWHHRSDVGLRVATFYEEKYCIFDSKHAGRKRKICLACRDRIAVEEKCRKLGDLNVNANSSTSVVTDKLTSESDAVDKTSHVTPLINVTVLLVEEINAYF
- the LOC141885014 gene encoding uncharacterized protein LOC141885014 — its product is MKTVPQGQKIELCLNYCYQRLTPQVRLTLLHLCLYRGLFTPDKAAEIFCSSRSSENDLRNNVLELGLCNLLQQQKSQDTVKYIFLTVIREHFKLKGKQEYREEIQQARALLIDYLISFLKETFKAFLGENSVKSAIEEFSAEKENVMQLVEWIDTGDMDEERVKKCIDVFNVAGEMLAKIMAKYNYKNVYESLAKKCKEMRDKRRLAECKTSLGIKEIFNCICTTGLCDTAIELARPSLEEAHRIQTRLPVNEGNSCAQCLAKLGRCLVRSDGKERGMVMIEDAIRIREAAVQTPDDHEEEGGENVCYVMLGATYNDKAVALSFENHHREAVNIRKNQVMSIYRERLGDHPFTATILNNLSNNYRDLGEFEAAEEYAKKALRLRFELLADHRDTTKSLFDLGMALKANKKFREARDFLEQCKTMQEKVVNDETLVQQTEEELRDVNRLLEMEQSQGGRKVCDLF